Genomic DNA from Telopea speciosissima isolate NSW1024214 ecotype Mountain lineage chromosome 2, Tspe_v1, whole genome shotgun sequence:
AGCTTGTAATGGATGCAAATTGTAACCATTGAACCTCATTAGAATTAAGTAGCACATAACAAGTAAGGATCCAGAGGAAAGCATTGAAAAGGTACTTCTGTCCATTTCTAGAAAGAAACATATTCTTTGCTAAGGATTTATAAGACATGTTATACCGGAAAAGGTGAAGCCTATGGCTACAGTACTTGATACTAGTTCCACATATCCAAAACAAGGGAGTGTAAAGGAGAGTTACCATGGAACAGATAAGGAAATTATTTGACGTAGTCTATTCTCCATGTAAGGTATAAAAAATTCGGAAAAAAAATGTAATCACTTATCAGTTGATTAGCTTCACTGTAAAGAAATTGGTggtaataaaagtaaaaaaagtaaaatatgtTACAACCAATGAATTCCAAGTTTCTTTGATTTTACACAAATATAAGATGTAATCCTACTCAAATGCAATACTTGGAACAAAATGCCATAACTAATCTATGAAATATATGTCAGAACGTTAGCTTTATACTCCCCCCGTGCATATCTTCCAGTTTTCCAGAATATTGCTGCTAGGAATACAAGTGCCCAATTATCCCTCAAAACCTCCATTGAGCTCCCAGCAATTAGCATTAGGGCATTCTTTCAGGGCATTTTTATAGTTCCCTAGTGTGGAATGCAATATAATTATTACCCTGAACAGAAAAAGTACTCCACATATCCCTTTAGGGTACAATCTCGTgcagaaagaaataaaattcccAGAATAAAactcaaaagcaaaaaaaatgaagtttcttGTCAGAATTCAGATTTACCTGGAATTGGTTCACGGACACTGTCTTCCCAAACTCCTTCATGTTATAAGCCGAGAAGTGGACAAGAGCTGCATAAGTGCTACTCGAACCCATGTCATAGAATATAACATGTCTTGACTCATTTGCGAAATTCTTATCAATCCCATATTGAAGAGCTGCACCAGAGTGCTCATTAATAAGCGAAAGCACATTAATCCCAGCCAATTCAGCAGCTTGAAGCAACCCCTTCCGTTCCGCCTGTCCAAAGTAAGGCGGAACTGTGATAACCGCATCCTTGGTAGGCACCTTTGAATGTAACTCAGCTAAATTTCTTCCATAACTAAGAATCATCGCCACCAACTCCTCTACAGAATAAACAGTAACACCATCATCGATCCTAATAGCCGCTGCTCCTCTTGAATCTTCCCCCAAATCAAATGGTAGGTACTGCGAATCAAGAAGATCCTTCACGTACTTCGGTGGTTTCCTGATCATATCCCTAAGGTTTGAATATACGTTATCAGGATATCTAGCTACAATTCCTGCGGCTTCCTCACCAAGTAGACGATTCCCTCCTTGGAATGCAACTAACGCTGGGGATTTCCGCTTCGACATCTCGTTAATAGCTACCGAAATCGGACTCTGCCCTGGTTTCAGATTCACAACTGCTACTTTCATCCATTCCGAACCTAGATCTACACTCGAAACCGCTGATTCCGACGGAATTGTGATAattgaaagaataaaaacagCTAAACCGAACTTGAACCAGATCGTCATTGTTGACAGATCAAAGCCAGTGCTTTTGTGAGGTTCGGATAGTAAATGTGAACCAAATGAGACGGCTTTCGAGCTCTATATGAATGAATGTACAAAAAATTTCGCCATTGAAGCTGACTTAGAAGCCTGAAATTAGTCTTTCCGAGTTGTTTTTGAGGCGTCAGGTATCAGAGCCGGAAGGAATCGACCGTTCGAGAAGACCTGACGAAATGTTGAGAGAGGAAGACTCGTAATGGCGGGGGTTTAAAAAGGAGTTGGGGAAGAAAAGTCTATGTGGAAGTTCGACGAACTCTAGCCAATAATATAGAGCCACGTTTCTCATTTGACACGTGTAGAGTTGTTACACTTCGGGTGGTGGTGTGCTCACGAAGGTCGTAGATGACTTTCGCACTTTCAAGCGGAATCCCGGAACTCGAGGAACGAGATCTCAAATTCCCATGGAAGATGCTGGCTGGACCAGGGTTTAGAAAACCGGAATCAAGAATGGGATTGATACGGGTTGATTCAGTCAGGGTTCGTTAAAAAATTGGCCGAAATCGGCCAATAgatgccctaaccctagaatccGTACAAGATTTGGGATCGGCCAAGGCCAAATTAGATCCGGACTAGCTGATCCTatcccgattcttgaaaccctggGCTGGACCAGGATACAAGTGTATGGAATTGGGTGGAATCATTGGAACCTCAAaattagaaatagaaaaaggaaacaaagattTTCTAAGATTTATAAATTTTTAGAGTGCAAAGTGTGGGAGAAAATTGAGGAGGGTGATAAACCACACTTAGTACAATTTGATTAATTAAGGTTCTCTTTATTTTAgcgtaaaattttatttaaaaattttttttttttggaaaattttatttcaataagttttatatgttgaaaagtttttcaatgtttgttttctgttcattttttctttgaagTCAACTTTATGGTTTTCCTCAAGGAGGTGCCTAATGACTTCATTCACGTATGCTTCTAATATAGCACTACTCAAGCGCATTGTATATGTCAAACTCATCAATAGTCGTGGTACAGGGATGGAGTTCTCTTTCTTGCTCAATCGTCCTCCCATTGATGTTATTTTAGAACCTCATTAGTATTAAAATGCATGAACAAAATATACATATTCAATTATATACATAGTTTATAATTTTTGAATCTGAATAGGCTAATTCCAGCTAGAGTCGATCAACCTAGCCGATGGATGCGTGTTGGAGGGGCACCCGTGCGGGAGAGGATCtaaatcccaattttttttctacAATTTAGAAAAGACTAATTAGCCACCTAAGGACAACCTTCTTATATGGTACTATTATCTGTCATGTGGCAAATCAGGTGGGCCAAAATATTGTGAGCAAGTAGGGCAGGTCCCCTACTAACCTATCAAGTTGCAAACCGCATGAAGatggccaagtggcaaaataaaccTTTAAAATTCTACTATGAAAAGGAAGGTGAATTTGTTTGCAACCGAGTTGTGGTTACAACAAGCTCTTGTAacctcttttctttgtatttgGCCACATCATTTACATGATTGATCTTTAATGTGAAACTCTgaatagttggaaaactaggagccctcttgataaccttacgaaaaatagtttttggtgttttttcgtTTCGAGAAAcgggaaaacacccaaaaaccgtTTGATAACGAAGTATTTTTTGTGAGtatttttggaaacataaatcaaaatttatgctccctgaaagacttttgacagaacatgttggacatgttctgtcgttttgtgctgaaaataaaaatttgtgaCTGATAATTTCGACAAGTCTACATGCCTTTTCATTTTCAGCATACAtctttggttaaaaaaaaaaaaaaaaaaaaaagaaggaaaaagaaaggagaacagTTATGCGGAACAGGTTTAgcaagcgggtcaaaaacggtttctcaacacagaaaatgaaaaaactgttaTGCTGTACGTTTCTCaacacataaccagaacagaaacacccgtaagATTACCTAGTACTAGCGGGTACTAGGTATTCTAACTCAACTCGTCTTTAGAAAAACCCGATGACTCGGTCTTGTCAAACCCGATCAAGTTGAATCAaactttttaatcttttttaatgcaacaaatatgtataaattactaaaaaaatacaacaaaaaaaaaaaatctagaaaaacCAAGGgaacaaaaatcaacatatcaatgAATTTTGAGATTATACAAGAGATGGGAGtcgaggagttgagggtttcaTATCAATGCATTacgatttactattttactcaagtACTCAACTCAGTTTTTAAAAATGACTGAACTCGCCAAATTTGTCATGACTTGGGTAAAAATTCCGATTTTTAATTGACTCATATGATTTAAGACATATTGGGCACTTAGTACatcttgtttgagatgaaaTTTACATGTATATAGAGAATATCATAGTctacctatccacaaaatttggacaCCGTTAGAtctaccatgtggcaaatatTTAGACCATCTTGATTAGCTTATCAAGATTGGTCCCCGTTTTGATGAGTTTTGCCATATTCAATGTGATAACATTTGTTTATTCGTATAAGAAACTTAATATATAATTTCCATCatcaaatttttaattttttagagGTGTAATAGTAAGATTAGATTGTCAATGAGTTGATATTAAACCTAAGTTGAATTAGCCATGCCAGCACTCCATATGACAAAAACACTGGTTATTTACTTGAAGCTTTCGCTCTTTAGTGTTTGGAAGTCCTtatttatgttaattttttttttggtaaattatttATGTTAATGAAAAACTCATTTGAACAGTTCTACTTTGTCAAGATAACTTCTTTCATTGGGTCTTGTGGATCCATTCAATTCCAACCTCAGTTTTGAGATGCTGCAAACAACTGctagctcagttggttggtGGCATCGCAAGTTGGTGCATGTCCCCcaaggaggtcaagggatcgattctcctggattgcatattgtgccaaaaaaaggcacctttccccccctccccccttccccctaattatagattgtgggcttgtcttagccttccccttagcttgtagttggtctatgggcccttgagtaggatagtccaaaaaaacaaagtttTGAGATGCTTGTGATATTTGGAATTAGCATGAAACTCCATGACCTAAATCGACGGTTGACATCTTTTTTAGTTGACCACAGTGGGGGAGTATGAATACATACACAGAGATTAAGAAAATACATGGAtgcttacaaaaaaaataaaaaaaatacatggatGAATAAACATATATGGTGAGGGTACTTAATTGGTTTTTGATCATGAAATTTGGCATATGTCAAACTGTTTTCTAAAATACAATATGGGAGAGGATAGATGAGCACACCAATGAGAGGCGATGAAAGGGTTTCATACATGGGAGGGCAACAATGTCATTTCAAGTGAATAGGTGGGAGATAGAGAGGGATTCGTGTTAGCATACCCTCCTccgagaaccttttcccatccAATATATACATAGACATGAATGGaatgaaataaataagaaattaattGAATTTCGAGTTAGGAGCCATtttttaaacttggtttttaaTTTGGCACCTTGGCTTCGTAGACATCTCAGAAATGTCTTAGTTagaaaatacatcaaaataaggaccgagttttcctctCACCCACTATTCCATTCACCGTGAGGTAGGAGAAGGCCTCCAGAAGGCCTTTTGGGAAAATATTACAATCCTattggggtttgtgaaccctaagatggtgggtaAACCATTCTCTATGCGTGGAGGAAAATTTTgctttaaaaataagaaagggtTCTTGACAAAATTTATACCCTTACTTCAATTGTCCTTTAATGTAACTTGCATTCACTTGGATGGAATGGAGGGGTAGATGTGGTAAAATTCATTATTAAATTGAAAGCTAAGAATTTGAAAACTATCTTAAAATTAAGTCTTGCAATCCCTGAATTACACCTGCCTTCTTCATTTCTCAAAATTGATAGTAGAGAAACAGCTTCTCCCTTGAGAGGTGGGAGGGATGAGCACACGGACATAAACGTCAGTGGGGTCGAGCAATTTTGTTGATTGACCCAACTTGGACCCGGTCCAAAAAACACCTGGAAGGGATTAGAGACCAGGCCGGGTTTAAGAACATTGCTTCAGCCACTCATATAGAGTCATGGCGTCCTGCGTTGTGGCTTGTGCGTCGTTGTTGTAACGGAGTCGCCAAAGGCTCACAAATGGCCGAAATTGCCAAATTTGCCAGACAGATTTGCTGCAGCATGAAGCgactgaggaagaagaagaagagggagaaagaagaagaaaaaacaatccAGCCAGCAAGAGTAGAAGAGCCAGAGATGGTGGAGATGGAGAGGCTCCCATTCGAAATAATAAGAGAGATCCTCTCAAGACTACCCGTTAAGTCTCTCTTGCGATTCAGGTGCGTCTCCAAAGACTGGCGCAGTTTAATTAGTGATCCCTTTTTCATTTCCCAGCACCTCCGTCGATCATCTGAGAAAAACCCTAGTGTCTGCCTCACTGATGGCCCTCTCTTTACTATAACTTTTGATGGGTCATCTACTGCAACGAGGGTTGATATTCCATTTAAAGGTCTAGTGGATGAAGTTGAAATCGTGGGTTCTTGTAATGGGTTGTTATGTTTATTTCCTTCTGAGCGTTTATCTGACTGGTTTGGTCTCATTAGCCCTATATACTTGTGGAATCCCGCTATAAGAGAATACAAGAGGCTTCCTGATGCCCCAGTTGGGGCCCCAAGAATGATTGGGGTTACTAATACTGTGTTAGGGTTTGGGTATGATCACATTAATAATGAATACAAAGTGGTAAGAATCGTTTACTTCAGCGAGAGCGGGATGGACAACCTTATTTTTAAGTCTGATGTCACTGTATACTCTTTGGGGACTGGGAAATGGAAGAAACTTGGAAATGTTCCTTTTGACATCAGGAacacagacacttcatcaagggcTGTAGTGAATGGATCTATTCATTGGATGGCAACTCGGGAGATCAATTCAGAAATGTCAAATTTAATAGTTTCTTTTGATGTGCGAAATGAGGTGTTCCAAGAGATACCGCTTCCCAATTATTGTGTAGAACAGGAGCCTTCCATTCTTGTCTCAGTTTTGGGAGGATGTCTGTCTTTGATTGAGTGTATCCTTGGCGGAAATGTTGAGATATGGCTGATGAAGGATTATGGCGTGAATGGGGCTTGGACTAAACAGTTCACCATTAAATTGTCATATGGTTATGAAGACTTAATCATAGTTATCCCTATagaaattttgaagaatggtgagATTCTGATTGAGAAGAATTTCGAAAGGCTGGTTTTGTATAACCCTGAAAGCAAAGAAGAGCGGGACCTTGAAATTCATGAGCTTCCGGATTTTGTTGAGCCGTTTATTTTCATGGAGAGTCTCGTTCCACTTTCTGATGGAAGCAGATATTAGGAGCATCAATCgggaaaaacaaaaggagaTGAAGAAGTAAAAATAATAAGCATTGGTAAATAGGAGCCCTGTTCTTCAATGCCGTCTTCTACTTCTTCGTGTACAAATCTTTTATTGTGTATGGGTTcactaactttttttttaaaacttttttaaaAGTATACTCATTGGCCTGTTGCTATATCAACTCATGGTGTATGTAATTCTGGTTTTCTTTCATGTAATATTGTTTTGTTTGTTAACTTAGTTTGGCGGTTTATCATGTAATATTGTTTTGTTTGTTAAAGTTTCCTGCCTGCTAGGAGTGATTTTGGTTCAGCAATTAGTTGTTTATTTCAGGAATTTAAGTCTTGATATCCAGAATTTTAGTGTATTATTTTTCTGGTTCAGTTTTGTAGGTTTTAGTTGGTCTCCAAGCATACTGTCTAGattattttggggttttgaatAATTTATTAGAAGTAAGATTCAAATTAAGGAGAACTTAATGCTCCAAAATGTGGGATACGTTATGTAAGTTGTTTATGTTACAAATTAATGGGATTATTGATTGCTTATTTCTGGTTTGCAGTTTTTTCCTAAGCCTGTGATGGCGATGTTATGCTTTATGGCTCTAAAAGTGTTTCTTACACAATATTAGATGTTCTGATAATTTTTTCTCATACCCtgcttttgtcttttgtttcaCTTGCAGAACAATGGGATAGTATATCCTTTGACACTACAATTTCCCTGATAAACATTTGTGTCCATTAATATACATCCAATGAAAAGTGTTTTCCACGTTTATCtcaaaatatttttgttatAAAATGACATCACACTCTTAAAATTGTGTTATTTTCAACACTGTTCTTCAGGGTGTTTCAGTTAGGGAAACATAGTGCTTAGAGTGAATTTTATTTGCTGGTTTGTTAGCTTGGTCTGTGTCAGTTAAACTATTTCTTCCATGTGTTTCAACTATGATATGGTGCTTCCATTAATTTTTTACTTGAAGAGTCGCTAGGTTTTCTCTGTTGATATAAAAATTATTATCAGTAATGAAACATCTGAATCTTCAGAGCTGAAAGAAGAGTTTGAGGTGTTCAGTGTGCTATCATGCGGGTAGCTTTTCCCACTTACAGTATAGAAAATTAGGCTGCTCTACCTTTGCAGGGTTATATCTTGCTGTTACACCTTTTCCTAGTGTTAAAGTGTATCTACCGTGGGGATATGTTTCCTAATTAGCTTAGATTCTAATTGTTATTCTTTCTTATTCCTGTGTAAGTAGGATTTAGGTTCCTAATTAGTCTTTAGGAATAACTAGTTGTAATTAGTTTAAGTTTCCTACTGTGTAAAGGattggttttattataaataaactgCTAGTATGATAAGAGACCTTATCTcactatcacctagcttctctCCACTTTCGCTTCTTCGCCCTCAGCCAGGGTTATATCTTGCTGTTACAGCTTTTCCTAGTGTTAAAGTGTATCTACTGTGGGGATATGTTTCCTAATTAGCTTAGATTCTAATTGTTATTCTTTCCTATTTCTATTGTAAGTAGGATTTATGTTCCTAATTAGTCTTTAGGAATAACTAGTTGTAATTAGTTTAAGTTTCCTACTATGTACAGGattggttttattataaataaactgCTAGTACGATAGGAGACCTTATCTcactatcacctagcttctctCCACTTTCGCTTCTTCGCcctcaatctctcttctcttctctctctgtaCTTGCCGTTGTTGGTTACAGATCCTTGGTTTGtctcatggtatcagagctgtaaccAATAGTTGATTCTCTCCTGGATTATAGCCGTTTtgagggtcattttaggtctctggtttgaagaaggaaaccctagttcatagaagacGGAGAAAAACAAGGGTTTCATATACTGGTTTTGATGAAACTGAAGTAATATCTGAAGATCATACCGGGTGTGCATCAATTGCTGAATCTTGCTGCTAAAACCTCTACTGATTTATTATTGTTTCTGCagccggaaaaaaaaaaaattacctaatCTGTTATTGCTGAAGTTGAGTTCGACTGCTATTGGGTTGGTGCTCTGTCGTTATTGAAGGAGACTGGGAGCCCTTCTTAGCTATCAGTTATTGCTGATATTGTTATCGGTTTAtacgacaacaacaacaacgaactcagccttattccaacttaatggggtcggctacatggatccaagcaGAAGAAAAACtgagttctaaccaaaaaagggaaagaaaagatgggagaagagggatggggaaagagatgagaaatggaaaatggaaaatgataaatgaaagatggggaataaataaaaaaatgaaagattgTAAGAGGAATGAGGCACAGTCCAGACACCTTCAATACCTGAATCGATTCCTTTGCTAATTCATTTGCTGATTTATTGCTCGTGGGTTGAAGACTTGAAATCGATTTGCTTGCTGTCGAAAACCCAAGACGATATCAATTTTTCTACTATGGCCTTTCATCCTCTGTTGAAGGGTGCCTGGGTGTATCAAGGAAATACTGGTTACCGCTGGCTATTGTTACTGCTATCAAGGAGATATTGGTTACCGCTGGTCCGCTGGCTTTTCCCTTGAATTTCATGTTGTCGATTGCTGCTATTGTCCTCTTCATCCTTGTGATTTGCCGCTGTCTATTTCCCTAGTTCTTGCCTCGACAAAATTCCTTTCTCGACTGCCTGTTTGCACCCCCTGGTTGCGTCTCGAAGGAGGAGATGATGGAGTCATGCCCGTTACCGCCTCCCCTCTCACCCCCTTATTGCTGAGAATCGTGGTTGAAGATGATGGTATTCCCatgattttctgttttattttatttcctggtCTCCATATATGCCCCTTCCCTTatgtctaattcaatcaattCCATATTTAGATCAATAAATACTATTGCCTCTCTTGTCCATTCCCCTATTAAACTACCAAATTGCCATCCTTTGAAAATTCTGATTATTTACCAAtgtgccattccttccttttatttACAACCCTATTGCCATTTGTGGGCCAATATCACCCAATTAGGGTCTTGGACCCCTATATTACAACAGTTTGGGTTGAAAATGTTTGAAGATTGGTATTTGCATGGAGtgattgttgttattattaGGGATTATTATTGTTCATATTTGTCTAAATCAGGTTTATTTTGTATCGGCTACCGTGAGGGGGAGaatgaaaattattttattgGAGATTATGTGCAGCTACTCTTAATTATAGGATATATTGTGGTGCTCATCCTTCGAGATGCTGATTATTGTTGCCATTTGATGGTGGAATATTTTTTATTGCATCTTCTGCATTATCTGTTCGTGTGTgatactacacgtgagggggagattggagttATTATCTACTCGATTGGAGTTATTATTTGCTCAAGTCATCggttgaagattattattatttatttgttcatGCCCTTAGCAATAATTTTATCTATGAAGATGGTATTCAGAAACAAAGCATATTTATTTGGTCTACAGCAACCTGATGCTGCTATTTGGTTcgcagtaacctatactgcctATTTGGTTATTTGGTCTACAAGAACCTGATGTTGTCTGATCCGTGGTAACCTATACTGCATATTTATCATTGGAAGTTTTATCTGAGATCTCTGTTTGAGgcttgtaagtaccgtggtcctc
This window encodes:
- the LOC122649495 gene encoding F-box/kelch-repeat protein At3g06240-like, producing the protein MVEMERLPFEIIREILSRLPVKSLLRFRCVSKDWRSLISDPFFISQHLRRSSEKNPSVCLTDGPLFTITFDGSSTATRVDIPFKGLVDEVEIVGSCNGLLCLFPSERLSDWFGLISPIYLWNPAIREYKRLPDAPVGAPRMIGVTNTVLGFGYDHINNEYKVVRIVYFSESGMDNLIFKSDVTVYSLGTGKWKKLGNVPFDIRNTDTSSRAVVNGSIHWMATREINSEMSNLIVSFDVRNEVFREIQLPNCVEAKPNGCVRALGGFLSLIECIPGGNVEIWVMKDYGVNGSWTKQFTIELLYGYGFEDSREVFPKEILRSGEILIEKNNKNLVLYNPESKGERELEINGLPDAFESFLFMESLVPLSDGSRY